TTCATAAAAGCATGGGCGGTGCTGGCTACGGCCCGGTTCATGGGCTCGTTGTTGTTGGTGGTCGAAACAATCAGGTTGGCCATGGTAATCATATCGTCATCGTTAATTTTATAATGATGGAACAGCGTTCCGCGGGGTGCTTCGATGACGCCGACACCTTCGTAATGTTTGTTGCCTTTGACTACCAGATTGTCTTTTTGTAAATCCGGGTCCTGCAGCAAATCGCGAATCACTTCGGCAGCATGCAGAACTTCAATCAGTCGTGCCCAGTGATAGTGCAGGCTCATATTATTGGGCTTGCCATTGGTGTAAGCTTTGTATTCTTCAAATTCCTTTTGTGCCAGGGGGGTGGGTATAAAATCGCAGGTGTTCAGTCGTGCCAGCGGGCCTACGCGGTACCAGCCTTTTTCTTTGCCGAGGTGTTTCAGATAAGGAAATTTCATGTAACTCCAACTACGAACTTCTTCCTCGATGTAATTATAATATTCGTGGTAATCCACATCATCAAGAATCCGGTTTCCTTCGGCATCCACGGCACGCAATACGCCGTGATAAATGTCGAAAGCACCGTCTTTTCTGACAAGACTCAGGTGGTTAGACGGAAAACGGGCGAATTCATCAACTTTAGCACGGTTTTGTTTATGGTAACTTTTGAAAAAATCCAGCGCACCGAGCGACCATTCCACCATTTTGTCGGCATTGAGCGGGTCGGGACCTTTTAGCAATTCATCGCGTTCGGTGATGCTCAGGTTTTTGTTGATGCCGCCGGGGATGGCTCCGGTACCGTGGATTTTCTTTCCGGCGGTACGCAGGATAACCTCTTGCCCGAATTTTCGCATCATCACGCCCTGCACGGCGAGCTCTTTATTGTTCATGGCAATGCCGATGATGTTGCGAATTGCCGGGTCGCCGTCAATTCCAAAGAGAAAGTCGGGGGCACTTAAATGGAAAAAGTGCAGTACGTGCGACTGGAAAAACTGACCGTAATGCATGAGCCGGCGCATTTTCTCTGCCACGGGCGTCAGTCCGTCGCCGTTTCCGGCGCCCACAATTACGTCCATGGCTTTGGCAGCGGCAATGTGGTGGCTGACGGGACAGATGCCGCAGAGACGTTGTACCAGAACAGGTGCTTCCCAGTAGGGGCGTCCCTGAACAAAACGTTCAAAGCCTCTGAACTCAACAATGTGTAGCCGGGAATCGATTACTTCGTGATTGTCATTCATTCTGATGGTTACTTTTCCGTGCCCTTCCACGCGGGTAACCGGTTCGATGGTTATTTTTTTTGACATGGTTCTTTCTGTTTAATCAAATTTTACAACTTCATATGGCAACTCCATAGGATTTTCTGTGACCAGTGCGTACAGTGCATTCCAGATAAGATCGGCGCGAGGCGGACAGCCGGGAAGAAAATAATCGATTTTAACTACTTCATGACAGGTGTAAACCCGGTCAAGAATGATCGGCAACTCTTCATCGTTAGGAATGATTTTTTCGTGATTTTCCTGCACCGTAGGGCCGTTTAAGTAGGCTTCGTTCAGGCATTCTTCAACGGAGATGCCGTTGCGCATAGCCGGCAATCCGCCCATGATGGCGCATTCGCCAAGCGAAACCAGAATTTTGCAGTTTTCTCTGAAATATTTCAAAATTTCCACATTCTCGCTATTGCAGCACCCGCCTTCGATAATTCCGATATCCACCGGCTTGGTGAATTTTTTGATGTCGTCAATGGGTGATTTATTGAATTCTACCAGTTCAATGAGGTCCAGAATTCTTTCGTCAATGTCAAGAAGTGACATGTGACAGCCGAAACAGCCGGCAAGTGAAGTGGTAGCAATTACTTTCTTATTCATTTTTTGCAGTTTTATGATTGATTTTCAATTTCACTTCCAATGGGTTGGTTGTCGTATTTCCGGGTACCAATAGGTTGCTCAAACCCTTTTCCTTTGTAAAGAATTGAGCCTGTCGGACAGTTTTCCATGGCTTTTTTGGCCAGCTCGTCGGGCATATCTGCACCAAGAACAGGGTCTAACACCACTTCGAGATGTTGCCCGCGATTCTTGTAGGCGAAATAATGCCGGCCTTCTTCATCGCGGATGGTTTTAATGCAGCGTTTGCACAAAATACACCGGTTTTGTTCTTTTACAATTTTCGGATTGGAGGCATCCACTTCTTTGCGGGGAAAACTGAACGGGAATCGCGGAACCAGCATTTTAAACCGGTAAGCCAGCGCCTGTAGTTCGCAGTTGCCGCTTTTTTCGCAAGTGGGGCAGAAGTGATTTCCGCTCACAAACAGCAGTTCGACAATGCTCTTCCGTAAATCGTTGATTTCTTCCGTATTGTTTTCAATTTCCATTCCTTCACTTACCGGTGTGGTACAGGATGTCATGAACCGGTTGTTGATTTTTACGGTGCAGATGCGGCAGCATGCTTTGGGGTCGGCGCCTTCGAAATGACAGAGCGTAGGAATGTAAATTCCGTTTTCGCGGGCGGCTTCCACAATGGTGCTGCCTTTCCGGGCGTAAATGGTTTTTCCGTCCAGCGTGATCTTTATTTTATTTTCTGTGTTTTCCATGTTTTGGTTTTTTAAAAATGATGAAATACCGGTTTTTTATTTAAATATTTTCGGGAAGCTTCTGTGGCTTTTTCCAGGCTGAATCCGCTGTCGAATTGTGTCAGGCTCTGGATTCGCTGCTCGTACAGATGCCGGAAATGGAAAATGGAAGATAAAATGGGGTTACCTGCCGTTTGTCCCAGTCCGCAGCGGCTGGCTTTCAGTATTTTTCCCCAGTTGAGCAAGTCGTAAATGTCTTGCCGGATGCCGTGCCCGTCAATAATTTTTTGCAGCTTGTTTTTCATCAGTAGCGGGATATTACGGCAAGTGGAGCAGGATGCGCAGGATTCTTCGATGAAGAAGTTCATAAAATTCATGACCACTTCACTAAGCAAGTCACGGCTGTTGTCAAAGATCATGATAGAACCGCCGGTGGGCAGGTCGGAATAACTCAGTTTCCGGTCGAAGAACTTTTCAGCGATCATCATGCCTGACGGTTTGTACCATTTCATCAGTTCGCTGTTGTCCATGTTGTTGACGTCTTTCATGCCGATGATCATACCGGAAGGACCGCCTACCTGGATGGCTTGTACATCTTCGGCCCCGCTCATCGCAACAATTTCGCGTAGCGTGGTTCCCCATTCCACTTCGTAGATGCCCGGAAACCGGCAGTCGCCTGAAATACTGAGCAGCTTGGTTCCCAGTGAGTCTTTGGTGCCGAAACTGCTGTACCACGCAGCCCCGTGATGCAGGATCTTTACGGCAGTGGCCAGTGTTTCCACATTGTTGACAATCGTTGGGTAGCCGAGATAACCTTTCTCTACCGGGAAAGGCGGTTTGTCGCGTGGCTCGCCCCGTTTGCCTTCGAGCGACTCGATAAGCGCCGATTCTTCACCGCAAACATAGGCTCCGGCGCCGAGCTGAATCCGGATGTCGAAGTCAAAGCCGTCCATGCCGGCAATGCTTTCACCGAGAAAGTTTTTTTTCCGCATTTCGGTCAGTTTGCGGTTTAGAAAGTGGTACAGGTATTTGTATTCATATCGTAAATAAAGCAGTCCGATATCTGCTCCGGTGGCGTAAGCGGCGACCACCATGCCCTCGAAGATTAACTCAGGATATTCGGTCAATAAAACGCGGTCTTTAAAAGTGCCGGGCTCGCCTTCGTCGGCATTACAGATAATTACCCGGTGTTTTCCGGCTGTCCGCCGTCCAAACCGCCATTTCAGTCCGGTGGGAAAGCCGGCTCCGCCACGTCCCCGCAGGTTGGATGCTTCTATCTCGGCAATCACTTCTTCCGGACTCATGGTTTTGAGTTTGGACGTCAGGAACGAAAAAGGCTCGTAGTCTTTTTTGAGAATGATTGATTTTTTCCGGATGTTGTTGGTTACCATTGCCCTGATATCGGGATCAGCATTGTTGCCGCTTCCGAAATCTTCGTACATGAGTTCCTCTGCGGAAAGACCTTTCCTCATATCGTCAACCAATTGTTTTACGCGGAAAGGCGTCAGATTGGTAAAAATCTTATCGTTGATGATGGCGGCCGGTTCCTGATCGTTCATGCCGATACAGGAGGTGTCGAACAAGCCGAAAAGCCCATCTTCGGAAACACTTCCGAAAGCGGTGCCGCAGTAGTATTCAAACGCTTCTTTTACCGCTGCTCTGCCCTTTAGCACGGACGTGATGCTGTTGTTCAGGTAGATGTTGTATTTGCCTTTGGGCGTGTTGGAAAAGAAATGGTAAAAAGTGGCTGTTTCCTGAACCTGGGCATAGGAAATGCCGAGCGATTCCGAGAGCTTGCGCATATCGTCTGCGCTGACAAAGCCCTGATCTTCGTGAATGGACAAAAGGATGTCCATTAATCTGGTTTTGTCTTGATCAAATTTCGATAGAATTTGATAAATTTTTTCATCTGTTGCCATGGATAAGATTTTTATGCTACTTTTGTACTGTTAAAAACTTCACAACAAAGATAAAACTATTTTTGTGAAGAGATTAACACATAACAAATTTAAAATCTTTTTAAATTAGCCGGTGAAATGACCAAAACAGCTTATAAAATAGAAGTGAAAGGTTTGGTGCAGGGAGTAGGGTTTCGGCCTTTTATTTACAAACTGGCCCGGCGTCATGCCTTGCGTGGTCATGTGGAGAATAACAACAAGGGCGTGTTAATCAGGGTCGAAGGAGATGAAAAAGCGCTGCTCCGGTTTCTGCAGGATATCCGGGAGGAAGCACCGGCAGCATCGCAAATCAGTCGTATTGATTATGAAAAGATAAAAGCCAACGGCTTTCAGGAATTTTCGATTCGTCAGAGCCGTTCGTATTCCGACGAAGTGACCGAAGTGAGTCCCGATATTGCCGTTTGTGACGATTGCCTTCGGGACATGAAAACCCAGCCGCACCGGATTGATTATCCGTTTACCAATTGTACCCATTGCGGTCCGCGGTTCAGCATTATCAAAGATTTGCCGTACGACCGGCATCAGACCACCATGGCCCCTTTTCAGATGTGCGATGTGTGCCATGCGGAATACACGGATGTGACGGACCGTCGTTTTCATGCACAGCCGGTAGCCTGTAATCACTGTGGACCTGTATATTCGCTTCATCTGTCTTCGGGTGAAACAGAAAACGACTTTTATACCTTATTAAGTAAAACAGCAGCCTTGCTGGACGATGGCCGTATTGTAGCCCTGAAAGGGCTGGGTGGTTTTCATCTTGCCTGTAATGCGCTGGACGAAAATGCGGTACGTTTGTTAAGGCAGCGAAAAAACAGAGAAGGCAAGCCCTTTGCCGTGATGTTTTCCGATATGGCTTTGGTAAAAGAATATTTGCAGGTTTCTTCCGAAGAAGAAAGGCTGTTGCAAAGCTGGCGGCGACCCATTGTGTTGCTGCGCATTAAAAAACCATTGCCGTATCCGGTGAGCAACGGGCTGAATACAACCGGGGTGATGCTGCCGTATATGCCTTTTCATTATCAGCTTTTCGAAAAACTGAAAACGCCGGTATTGGTAATGACCAGCGGAAACCTGTCGGATGAGCCGGTTTTGACCGATAATGCCGATGCGTTGAATAAACTGGCCCCTGTGGCCGATGCGGTGCTTACTTACAACCGCGAGATTTATAACCGGGTGGACGATTCGGTAGCCATGGTCGTAAACCGGAAAGAACGGCTGATACGACGTTCGCGGGGGTATGCTCCGTCGTCGGTTCCGCTTTCTTTGCCTGCCGAAGGAGTTTTTGCCGCCGGCGCCGAACTGGTGAATTGCTTTGCCGTAGGAAAAGGCGACAAGGTTTTTTTAAGTCAGTATATCGGCGACTTAAAAAATCCGGAAACCCTCGGCTTTTATGAAGAATCCTATCAGCGGTTTTGCCGGTTATTCCGGTTTAAACCTGTTCTGGCAGCTGTGGATTTGCATCCCGATTATTATTCCACAAAGTTTGCCCAAAAAACCGGTTTGCCGTTGGAATTTGTCCAGCATCATCATGCACACATTGCTTCCTGCATGGCTGAGCATCAGCTTGATGAGCCGGTAATCGGAGTCAGCTTCGACGGTACCGGTTTGGGAACCGACGGGAAAATATGGGGCGGTGAGTTTTTGGTGTGCGACCTGCAGGATTTCCGGCGGACGTATCATTTTGAATATGTTTTGCAGCCCGGTGGCGATGCGGTCATCCGGCAGCCCTGGCGCATGGCGCTGGCTTATCTTTACCGTTATTTTGGAAAAGATTTTTTGACCGGACGATACAAAAAATGGTTCCCTTTTCTGGAAAAAGAGACTTTCGAACTGTTTTTGTCCATGATGGAAAGCAAGATTAATTGTCCCGAAACGAGCAGCGCCGGCCGGTTGTTTGATGCGGTGTCTGCTTTGCTGGGTATTTGCACCCGTTCGACTTATCATGCCGAAGCCCCCATGCGTCTGGAATCGGCAGCCGACGAGCACATCTCATCGGCTTATCCGGTGGATATCCGGAACGGAGAAATCTCTTTCCGCCCTGTTTTTGAAGGATTGCTTCGGGACAGGGAAAACGGGATGCCGGTTTCGGAAATGGCCGGCAAATTTCATCAAACGGTGGTAGAAGTTATTATCGCGACAGCGAAAAAAATAGCGTCCGAAACGGGTATCCGGAAAGTGGTCCTTTCTGGCGGGACGTTTCAAAATAGAATCGTATTGGCAAAAGCAGAAAACCGGTTGCGTGAAGCCGGCTTTGCTGTTTACAGTCATCAGCAGGTTCCTTCCAACGACGGAGGGATTGCCCTGGGACAAATGGCGGTGGCGGCCAAAAGAAGAGTAACGAACAGTAATAATTAAAAAAGAAAATTATGTGTCTGAGTATTCCGGCAAAAATTGAAAAAATCGAAGGGGAAACAGCGGTTTGTTCCGTAGGTGGTTCCACTTATCAGGCCAGTTTAATGATGTTGCAAACCGAAGAGCTGGCACCGGGTGATTATGTGTTGATTCATACCGGTTTCGCTATTCAGAAACTGGATAAAGAAGAAGCGGAAGCCAGCCTGAAGGCTTTTGATGAATTTAAAAAACTGAATGAAGAAATGGACCGCGAAGAACGCGAAACCAACCAACGGCTGATATGAGATATATTGATGAATTCAGAGACCGTGATACGGTACGGGCACTGGCTGCCGAAATAAAGAAAATTTCTACCCGGCCGGTAAAACTCATGGAAGTGTGCGGCGGGCATACCATGTCGATTCAAAAATTTGGCCTTCCGGCTTTGTTGCCCGATACGGTGGAACTGATTTCGGGACCGGGATGTCCGGTGTGTGTTACCAGTCGTTCGTATATCGACAAAGCTGTGGCTTTCAGTCAGCAGAAAGATGTGATTATTACCACTTACGGCGATTTGATTCGTGTGCCCGGTTCGGAAAGTACGTTGGAAAAAGAACATGCTGCCGGAGCGGATGTCCGTGTGGTTTATTCGGTGCTGGATGCCCTGAAAATTGCCCGCGAGCAGCCCGCCAAAAAGGTAGTTTTTCTCGGGATCGGATTTGAGACGACAGCCCCCGGTACGGCCGTGGCCATTTTGCAGGCAGCCCGCGAAAAGCTGACAAACTTTTTTGTGTACAGTGCCCATAAAGTGATGCCGCCGGCCATGGCTGCGCTGATTGATGAAGGGGTGCAAATCAACGGTTACATTGGCCCCGGACATGTGAGTACGATTACCGGAAAAGGAATTTATGAAGATATCCCGAAAAAATTTGGTCTCGGTGTGGTCATCAGCGGCTTTGAACCGACCGACCTGATGCAGTCGGTTTTGATGCTGATCAGGCAGATAGAAACCGGAAAGCCGCAGGTGGAAATTCAGTATAAACGGGCGGTAAGACCTGAAGGAAACCGGAAAGCCAAACAAATGATGAACGAAGTTTTTGAGCCCGGCGACGACTGGTGGCGGGGACTGGGCGTTCTGAAAGACAGCGGACTGAAGATCCGGCCGAAATATGCGGCTTTTGATGCGGAAAAAAATATCCGTGCCGACGGAATGGTGCCTCTGCGAGAACCCAAAGGGTGCATTTGCGGCGATATTCTGAAAGGTATCAAAAAACCGAAAGACTGCCGGTTGTTTGCCACGGTGTGTACCCCCCGCGATCCGGTGGGCAGCTGTATGGTGTCCGGCGAAGGGGCCTGTCAGGCTTATTATTTGTATAACCGGTAAAAAATAAATCGAATGAAAGACACGAAAATATTGATGGGACACGGCAGCGGCGGTTTGATGACGCACGAACTGATAGACCGCTTGTTTGTCCGTTATTTTAACAATCCCGTGCTGCAGCAGCAGGGCGACTCAGCATTGTTGCCACTTTCCGGAAAAAATCTGGCTTTTACCACCGATTCGTTTGTGGTGGACCCGGTGTTTTTCCCGGGCGGGAATATCGGAAAACTGGCAGTGGCCGGCACGGTAAACGATCTGGCGGTTTCCGGTGCCGTGCCCCGCTATCTGAGTGTGGGTTTTATCCTTGAAGAAGGATTGATGCTGGATGAGC
The sequence above is drawn from the Candidatus Sulfidibacterium hydrothermale genome and encodes:
- a CDS encoding Ni/Fe hydrogenase subunit alpha, translating into MSKKITIEPVTRVEGHGKVTIRMNDNHEVIDSRLHIVEFRGFERFVQGRPYWEAPVLVQRLCGICPVSHHIAAAKAMDVIVGAGNGDGLTPVAEKMRRLMHYGQFFQSHVLHFFHLSAPDFLFGIDGDPAIRNIIGIAMNNKELAVQGVMMRKFGQEVILRTAGKKIHGTGAIPGGINKNLSITERDELLKGPDPLNADKMVEWSLGALDFFKSYHKQNRAKVDEFARFPSNHLSLVRKDGAFDIYHGVLRAVDAEGNRILDDVDYHEYYNYIEEEVRSWSYMKFPYLKHLGKEKGWYRVGPLARLNTCDFIPTPLAQKEFEEYKAYTNGKPNNMSLHYHWARLIEVLHAAEVIRDLLQDPDLQKDNLVVKGNKHYEGVGVIEAPRGTLFHHYKINDDDMITMANLIVSTTNNNEPMNRAVASTAHAFMNGQETITEPMMNAVEVAIRAYDPCLSCATHALGQMPLEMTLVNENDEILDHKIKD
- a CDS encoding NADH-quinone oxidoreductase subunit B family protein, whose amino-acid sequence is MNKKVIATTSLAGCFGCHMSLLDIDERILDLIELVEFNKSPIDDIKKFTKPVDIGIIEGGCCNSENVEILKYFRENCKILVSLGECAIMGGLPAMRNGISVEECLNEAYLNGPTVQENHEKIIPNDEELPIILDRVYTCHEVVKIDYFLPGCPPRADLIWNALYALVTENPMELPYEVVKFD
- a CDS encoding 2Fe-2S iron-sulfur cluster-binding protein encodes the protein MENTENKIKITLDGKTIYARKGSTIVEAARENGIYIPTLCHFEGADPKACCRICTVKINNRFMTSCTTPVSEGMEIENNTEEINDLRKSIVELLFVSGNHFCPTCEKSGNCELQALAYRFKMLVPRFPFSFPRKEVDASNPKIVKEQNRCILCKRCIKTIRDEEGRHYFAYKNRGQHLEVVLDPVLGADMPDELAKKAMENCPTGSILYKGKGFEQPIGTRKYDNQPIGSEIENQS
- a CDS encoding NAD(P)H-dependent oxidoreductase subunit E, giving the protein MATDEKIYQILSKFDQDKTRLMDILLSIHEDQGFVSADDMRKLSESLGISYAQVQETATFYHFFSNTPKGKYNIYLNNSITSVLKGRAAVKEAFEYYCGTAFGSVSEDGLFGLFDTSCIGMNDQEPAAIINDKIFTNLTPFRVKQLVDDMRKGLSAEELMYEDFGSGNNADPDIRAMVTNNIRKKSIILKKDYEPFSFLTSKLKTMSPEEVIAEIEASNLRGRGGAGFPTGLKWRFGRRTAGKHRVIICNADEGEPGTFKDRVLLTEYPELIFEGMVVAAYATGADIGLLYLRYEYKYLYHFLNRKLTEMRKKNFLGESIAGMDGFDFDIRIQLGAGAYVCGEESALIESLEGKRGEPRDKPPFPVEKGYLGYPTIVNNVETLATAVKILHHGAAWYSSFGTKDSLGTKLLSISGDCRFPGIYEVEWGTTLREIVAMSGAEDVQAIQVGGPSGMIIGMKDVNNMDNSELMKWYKPSGMMIAEKFFDRKLSYSDLPTGGSIMIFDNSRDLLSEVVMNFMNFFIEESCASCSTCRNIPLLMKNKLQKIIDGHGIRQDIYDLLNWGKILKASRCGLGQTAGNPILSSIFHFRHLYEQRIQSLTQFDSGFSLEKATEASRKYLNKKPVFHHF
- the hypF gene encoding carbamoyltransferase HypF, with protein sequence MTKTAYKIEVKGLVQGVGFRPFIYKLARRHALRGHVENNNKGVLIRVEGDEKALLRFLQDIREEAPAASQISRIDYEKIKANGFQEFSIRQSRSYSDEVTEVSPDIAVCDDCLRDMKTQPHRIDYPFTNCTHCGPRFSIIKDLPYDRHQTTMAPFQMCDVCHAEYTDVTDRRFHAQPVACNHCGPVYSLHLSSGETENDFYTLLSKTAALLDDGRIVALKGLGGFHLACNALDENAVRLLRQRKNREGKPFAVMFSDMALVKEYLQVSSEEERLLQSWRRPIVLLRIKKPLPYPVSNGLNTTGVMLPYMPFHYQLFEKLKTPVLVMTSGNLSDEPVLTDNADALNKLAPVADAVLTYNREIYNRVDDSVAMVVNRKERLIRRSRGYAPSSVPLSLPAEGVFAAGAELVNCFAVGKGDKVFLSQYIGDLKNPETLGFYEESYQRFCRLFRFKPVLAAVDLHPDYYSTKFAQKTGLPLEFVQHHHAHIASCMAEHQLDEPVIGVSFDGTGLGTDGKIWGGEFLVCDLQDFRRTYHFEYVLQPGGDAVIRQPWRMALAYLYRYFGKDFLTGRYKKWFPFLEKETFELFLSMMESKINCPETSSAGRLFDAVSALLGICTRSTYHAEAPMRLESAADEHISSAYPVDIRNGEISFRPVFEGLLRDRENGMPVSEMAGKFHQTVVEVIIATAKKIASETGIRKVVLSGGTFQNRIVLAKAENRLREAGFAVYSHQQVPSNDGGIALGQMAVAAKRRVTNSNN
- a CDS encoding HypC/HybG/HupF family hydrogenase formation chaperone; the encoded protein is MCLSIPAKIEKIEGETAVCSVGGSTYQASLMMLQTEELAPGDYVLIHTGFAIQKLDKEEAEASLKAFDEFKKLNEEMDREERETNQRLI
- the hypD gene encoding hydrogenase formation protein HypD, whose translation is MRYIDEFRDRDTVRALAAEIKKISTRPVKLMEVCGGHTMSIQKFGLPALLPDTVELISGPGCPVCVTSRSYIDKAVAFSQQKDVIITTYGDLIRVPGSESTLEKEHAAGADVRVVYSVLDALKIAREQPAKKVVFLGIGFETTAPGTAVAILQAAREKLTNFFVYSAHKVMPPAMAALIDEGVQINGYIGPGHVSTITGKGIYEDIPKKFGLGVVISGFEPTDLMQSVLMLIRQIETGKPQVEIQYKRAVRPEGNRKAKQMMNEVFEPGDDWWRGLGVLKDSGLKIRPKYAAFDAEKNIRADGMVPLREPKGCICGDILKGIKKPKDCRLFATVCTPRDPVGSCMVSGEGACQAYYLYNR